In one window of Dokdonia sp. PRO95 DNA:
- the menC gene encoding o-succinylbenzoate synthase → MKAQYKKHILEFKRPSGTSRGILRTKETWYIIIQDAGKTGVGECGILRGLSYDDVPDYEQKLQWVCNHISNGPQALWDELMEYPSIQAGVEMAFLSLASSDPFVLFPSSFTKGTSAIDINGLVWMGDEDFMRTQVAEKLEQGFDCIKMKIGAIEFEDEMAILSSIRKDYSKEQLTLRVDANGGFAFAKAKEVLAQLAELDIHSIEQPIATKQWKEMAELCASTPTPIALDEELIGVTDLASKRELLETIKPQYIILKPSFVGGFKGSQEWIDVADSLGIEWWITSALESNVGLNAIAQWTHKIGAKGPQGLGTGSLFTNNIPSPLEVVNGTLKMNNNKQWDFKL, encoded by the coding sequence TTGAAAGCACAGTATAAAAAACATATTTTAGAGTTTAAAAGACCTAGCGGTACTTCTCGAGGTATATTACGTACTAAAGAGACGTGGTATATTATTATTCAAGATGCTGGTAAAACTGGTGTAGGTGAGTGCGGTATCCTCAGGGGTCTTAGTTATGATGACGTGCCAGATTATGAACAAAAATTACAATGGGTTTGTAATCATATTTCAAATGGGCCTCAGGCGCTTTGGGATGAGCTAATGGAATACCCAAGTATACAGGCAGGTGTCGAGATGGCGTTCTTATCACTCGCGTCTAGTGATCCCTTCGTTCTATTTCCATCTTCTTTTACAAAAGGAACATCGGCTATAGATATTAATGGACTTGTGTGGATGGGAGATGAGGATTTTATGAGAACCCAAGTAGCCGAAAAGCTTGAGCAAGGTTTTGATTGCATAAAAATGAAAATAGGTGCTATTGAGTTTGAAGACGAAATGGCGATTCTTTCCTCTATAAGAAAGGATTATAGTAAAGAGCAGCTTACCTTGCGGGTTGATGCAAATGGTGGTTTTGCTTTCGCGAAAGCTAAAGAAGTCCTAGCCCAACTAGCTGAGCTAGATATTCACTCGATAGAACAACCTATTGCTACAAAACAGTGGAAGGAAATGGCCGAATTATGTGCCAGTACACCTACACCCATAGCGCTAGATGAAGAACTCATAGGAGTGACAGATCTCGCTTCAAAACGTGAGCTACTAGAAACTATAAAACCGCAATATATTATTTTAAAACCTAGTTTTGTAGGAGGTTTTAAGGGAAGTCAAGAGTGGATTGATGTGGCAGATTCATTAGGAATCGAATGGTGGATTACTTCTGCATTAGAAAGTAATGTTGGGCTCAACGCAATCGCACAATGGACACACAAAATAGGAGCAAAAGGACCTCAAGGACTGGGTACAGGTAGTCTTTTTACAAATAATATTCCATCACCACTAGAAGTAGTGAATGGAACTTTAAAAATGAATAATAACAAGCAGTGGGATTTTAAATTATAA
- a CDS encoding YqgE/AlgH family protein — MIAYPTKGHLLVAEPSILGDTSFTRSVILLADHNDKGSVGFILNKPLDVKLSDLIEGIEDCEMPIYNGGPVEQENLYFIHTAPDLIEGSLEIASGIYWGGNFERALELIINEEICCEKIKFFLGYSGWDSNQLNQEIIQNSWVILENEQQDELLKDNHTALWRDKIIEIGGDYALWSNAPENPQYN; from the coding sequence ATGATTGCATATCCTACAAAGGGACATTTATTAGTAGCCGAACCATCAATACTGGGTGATACTTCATTCACTAGGTCTGTTATTCTTCTTGCAGATCATAATGATAAAGGCTCTGTAGGGTTTATTCTTAACAAACCCCTGGATGTCAAACTATCAGATTTAATAGAAGGTATAGAAGATTGTGAGATGCCCATATACAATGGTGGTCCCGTAGAGCAAGAGAACTTATATTTCATACATACTGCGCCAGATCTTATAGAAGGTAGTCTAGAGATAGCATCAGGCATTTACTGGGGAGGAAATTTTGAAAGAGCTCTAGAACTTATCATAAATGAAGAGATATGCTGTGAGAAAATTAAATTTTTTCTTGGATATAGTGGGTGGGACAGTAACCAACTTAATCAAGAGATTATCCAGAACAGCTGGGTAATTCTTGAAAATGAACAGCAAGACGAGCTACTTAAAGATAACCACACAGCGCTGTGGAGAGATAAAATTATTGAGATAGGCGGCGATTATGCGTTATGGTCTAATGCTCCTGAGAATCCACAATATAATTAA
- a CDS encoding aminotransferase class IV gives MINHNGTLFSPEDAQLNPFNRGLLYGDGLFETIKAVNGKLLFWEDHYFRLMASMRILRMEIPMEFTPEFLEQELLKTLEASSLIDQTARIRITVYRSGGGKYLPEERGVGYYAFAKAHTNPFYLLNEEPYEVELYKDHYINADLISTLKTTNKIVHVTGSIYAQENGYDNCLLVNNEKNIAEALQGNLFLVKGTHIKTPPLSDGCLRGVIRKQLISIIGLMDEYTFEEASISPFELQKADELFITNTIMGIQPITKYRKKQFKIDTASALLKKLNVKVRLG, from the coding sequence ATGATCAATCACAACGGAACTTTATTCTCACCAGAAGACGCGCAACTTAATCCATTTAATAGAGGTTTACTTTATGGCGATGGACTTTTTGAAACAATCAAGGCAGTAAACGGGAAGCTTCTTTTCTGGGAAGACCACTACTTTAGACTCATGGCTTCTATGCGTATTCTCCGCATGGAAATCCCTATGGAATTTACGCCAGAATTTCTCGAACAAGAACTCTTAAAAACACTTGAAGCATCAAGTTTAATTGATCAAACTGCTCGTATACGCATTACGGTGTATAGATCTGGTGGTGGTAAATATCTTCCGGAGGAGCGTGGTGTGGGCTATTACGCTTTCGCGAAAGCGCACACTAATCCATTTTATCTTCTCAACGAAGAGCCGTATGAAGTTGAGTTGTATAAAGATCATTACATAAATGCAGATTTAATATCTACGCTCAAGACTACAAATAAGATTGTACACGTTACAGGGAGCATCTATGCTCAAGAAAATGGATATGATAACTGTCTTCTAGTAAATAATGAGAAAAATATAGCCGAAGCACTTCAAGGAAATTTATTCTTAGTAAAAGGAACTCATATTAAAACGCCGCCACTATCTGATGGTTGCTTGCGTGGAGTTATAAGGAAACAACTCATCAGTATAATAGGATTGATGGATGAATATACTTTTGAAGAGGCATCAATATCACCTTTTGAATTACAAAAGGCAGATGAGCTTTTTATTACAAACACAATTATGGGAATACAACCCATTACAAAGTATAGAAAGAAGCAGTTCAAGATAGATACAGCCTCTGCACTTCTTAAAAAGCTTAATGTAAAAGTAAGGTTGGGTTAA
- a CDS encoding START-like domain-containing protein, with the protein MSDKIKYEIEFVVRASPSLLYQYIATPSGMSEWFADNVNLRGDHYTFIWDGSEEKAKLLTKKNGDRIKFQWAADEGEEYYFELRLQVDEITKDVSLMVTDFAEEDEVDEGKMFWENQISELKQVIGSS; encoded by the coding sequence ATGAGCGATAAAATTAAATATGAGATTGAGTTTGTTGTAAGGGCTTCTCCTTCTTTGTTATACCAATACATAGCTACTCCATCAGGGATGAGCGAGTGGTTTGCAGATAATGTAAATTTAAGAGGCGACCACTATACTTTTATTTGGGATGGAAGTGAAGAAAAAGCAAAGCTTCTTACTAAAAAGAATGGTGATCGTATAAAATTTCAGTGGGCAGCAGACGAAGGTGAGGAGTATTATTTTGAATTGCGCCTACAAGTAGATGAGATTACAAAGGATGTATCACTTATGGTAACAGACTTTGCAGAGGAAGATGAAGTAGATGAAGGTAAAATGTTTTGGGAAAATCAAATTTCAGAGTTGAAACAAGTAATAGGCTCATCATAA